The Acanthochromis polyacanthus isolate Apoly-LR-REF ecotype Palm Island chromosome 16, KAUST_Apoly_ChrSc, whole genome shotgun sequence genome segment CTCCTGGTAAGCCAGCTCCGGACAGCTCCAGATGTCCTGACTGAGGCTGTGCAGCTTCGCTTCGGCTTCGTCTATGGACCGACAGAGTCTCtgtttgagctgcagcagcagcactgctcCCTCAGACATGTTTCACTCTCAGCGTGTTGTTCTGTTTAGTTGTTAGTCTgttaatgaaacacttcagctgagctctgtgctgctgctacATCACGTGACCCTTTTTCTCAGAAACTTTATTGAACTATGTCTGTACAGAACATATATATAGCCGCTATAAAGTTACAGGATGTGGAAGACCAAAAGTGTCACAAAACATTCCTCACAAAGTCAGAAAGCAGTAGCTAAAAAACAGTAAAGACAAAGGCTGGAAGTTTGGAGGGTTTTAGGTAAATTTTGTAACAGATGTTTTGTAAAGTCTTAATCAGTGCCTTGCTtttttaatatacatttttaaataattgttatAGGACATTAAACTATCTAAAATACATTTAGTTTACTCCACTATTAGTCtcagtattaaaaaaaacattattgaaCAAAACCTATGTACAGAACATATACATGGCAGCTACACAGGTACAGGATGTGGAAGACAAATAGTGTCACAAAACATCCCTCACAAAGTCAGAAAGCTGTAACTACAGAAAGAGCAAAGATAAATGCTGGAAGTTTAGACTGAACAAAAGGTCACGCGATTCTGTATCCGTATATAACCtatacatgcataacacacctgtgctcagtgcaaggtcattttgtttgtgagtacatctatattaaatggccacattctatagtgccgtgatttctgatcatcaataactaataaacaaattctgcatttctaaaaaaaaaaaaaaaatgctgcatttctgacaatgccatgtgggggaatgaacacccttggtggagtactgcgctctctgaatgcttttcttgtttaatattttgaataCTTTTACATTATTCATCGTTTATTGACTTCactaacttaaaaaaaagtgaaacattatTTTCAAATCACGTAAGAGACTTATTGTTAATCTGTTTATCcctattctgtgtgtgtgtgattttgtgttttgttccaGTTCAAGGCAGGTCAGGTGACAGGTAAAGGCAGGAAAGCAGTGGTTGCTGTAGGACAGGTGTAGGTGGGATTCACGTAATTGGAACATGGAAGATAGACTGAagacaaaaataaccaaaatttgTCAGCATTTCTTCATTTCACAGCAGAATGTTCTTCACAGTGTTCTTGGCAGCAGGGATCCTTGTTGCGTCTAATTTGCACTCAGCGGAGCAGcagttgtgttttgctttgttcctCCTTTAGTTTTGCCTCAGCAAATTCCAGCTTCACCTTCTGCAGAAGCTCCGGactcagcagcacatccagagcCGTCATGGCCAGAGCCTTGGCCGTCCTCACAGTGAAGAACTGAGCTTTATCATCACCTGCAACAAACACACTGTTAGAGTCTGAAATGATCATGATCAGATATCAAAGTGTTCTCTTACATAGAATTTGTTGCACAGCAGAAAACTGGTTTTGTGTTTGCACAAAGTTAATATATCTTGCACTTCTACATGCAACAAATGTGCAAATTTTAACATCATTATTCTCACAGTGACTTAATAAAAATTCAATTTGCATCCCTCTTAACAAAAATCTGGAGAGATGGGGTTGCATACCGGCAGCGACAGTGTATTCCTCTGTGTGGTTCAGagcattagaaccaatgtagaAGTATGGATGGATGCCAGGAAGTACAAATGACACGTTCCCAAAGTCTGTGGAGACTgtggaaaacacagaaatgaaacactGTAATCACACACACCAggctgggggggggggtaaaTGTGATGTACAGATTTGAAATTTGAAATAAAGAGTTGCTTCAAACACATAACATTACTGTTTTCTTACCAGAACCTTTGTTAAGAACTTCTTCGTCTGTGATGAATTCCATCCCCAGAGACTTTCCGTTGATCTCATACAGATCCTCAAGTGTTCTGTTTCGCAACATGTTGTCATAAGGGTTCTTCCCATATTCCACTTCAACCTGAGGACAACATTAAGTTAACACAGTGACCTGCAGGACTCAGTCATACAAACTTCATGAGCCATTTCTCACCTCACAGCCGGTTGCCACGGCAGCTGATCTGAAGCACCTCTCGGCTTTTTCCTTCAGGACAGAAAGCTCAGCTCTCGACGGGGTTCTCAGATAGTACTCCAGCTCCGTGTAGGCAGGGATGATGTGTGGCCTCACTCCTCCGTGCTTTATGATTCCTGTACAGCACAACACCAATGAATCACACCTCAGTGAACTCCTGAGAGCGACACATGAGCGTAGAGGAGCATCGGCTGCTCACCATGAACTCTCCAGTCTGGCTTCATCTGCTGTCTGAGTGCGGACAGGTTGTTGTAGCAGAGCACCGCTGCATCCAACGCATTGATTCCCTCCCAGGGGTAGGCGGAGGCATGACACGCTTTACCATGATACTTTATAGTTACACTAgcatgacacaaacacacatcagtaTGGACATATCTAAGCACGAAACAATCCTGattaatttcaaaataagaaaagcTGTGAATAACTCAGACATCTGAAAAGTGAGCCTGACTCCACACTGCTGTTTGGAACAGACCAAAAAGTTGGGAAACCACTGGTTTAATCCCTAACAATGTGTTGTACTTTAAACACCTGGTATACTATCAGTTATGTCACCTAAATATTAACTacagctgtcaaataaatgtagtggagcACAAAGTTCAATGTCTCCTTCTAAAAGTAAAATAGAAACACCTCAAAACTGCACTTAATTTGAGTAAATCTACTCAACTTTGACAGAGAGGTTAAACATTAGATTtctaaaactgttaaaataatccTTCAACACTTACTCTTGTATGGCCATAAGAGGGAGATATGCAGCGTCATCCTGCAGGGGGTGAGCCATGAACACCACATCCATACCATCAAAGGCTCCCTCCTTTATCAGATCCACTTtacctcctccatcctcctcagcAGGAGTCCCCAACACCGTCACCTGTGGAGACAATCATTAGTTATTATTGGGTGTAGTATCTTCCTATAGTCGGGCAGGCAAGCTTTCCTCTGTGTGGCAGTGTGTTAAATATGCAAGAATCTGGTACTTACAGGTGTTAGTTAAGTTTTCCTGctcttaaaaaatgacaaatgtggctagtcatttattttctgttttgtgtgctGGGTTTCACAACACCCTAGTGCTTATTTACCACATAAAGTAGGTccaagaaatgttaaaaaaaagtcttgtttaCAGTAGTTAGTCTGCTCCTTTCCACATGGCTCCTTGTGCAGACTTCAGGGATGGAAGTGTTATTTATTAAATCATCTCGATATTCTTTTATTAGAACGTTCCTGAGATTCCACGACTGTCCTGACATTTGGACTAAAGTGACAAACATCCACATAAACATTTGGCACTATGCAGACAGAATGGAATTAAACTGAATGAggaaggggctgcacagtggatcaatGGTTAACATAGTCGCCTTGCAGGGAGAAGATCCTCGGTTTGTGTCCCAGCCTGgatctgggatctttctgcatggagtttgcatgttctccctgtgcatgtgtggggttcctcccacagtccaaaaacatgctgaggttaactggtgattctaaattgtgaatgtgagtgtcgATATTtttctctatgtgtagccctgctgACTTGTACAGGACATCCcttgccttcaccttaagtcagttgggataggctccagctcctctGGGagcctaatgaggataaagcggtgtacagagaatggatggatggatgagtaaGTCTTACTCTTAATTTTTCACAGATTACAACAAAAGtagttgttattttttgttcaaactaATGCATCCATACGCCTCTAAttcaataaacagtaaaaatgaaaataaaatagaatgaaTATGTatattaatacaaaaaaacaccatcaaGAATTATTTATATCAACATACCTCTAAAGAACCCGTTTTGATTTTCtcccatcagaaaaaaaaaatcaatatt includes the following:
- the LOC127537767 gene encoding peptidase M20 domain-containing protein 2-like is translated as MSEGAVLLLQLKQRLCRSIDEAEAKLHSLSQDIWSCPELAYQENKAHSRLVEFFSQEEGWKVDAHFKLQTAFRACWSTKGSEQKDVVSVGFLCEYDALPGIGHACGHNLIAEVGAAAAVGLKAVLENTHKLPVRVEVTVLGTPAEEDGGGKVDLIKEGAFDGMDVVFMAHPLQDDAAYLPLMAIQDVTIKYHGKACHASAYPWEGINALDAAVLCYNNLSALRQQMKPDWRVHGIIKHGGVRPHIIPAYTELEYYLRTPSRAELSVLKEKAERCFRSAAVATGCEVEVEYGKNPYDNMLRNRTLEDLYEINGKSLGMEFITDEEVLNKGSVSTDFGNVSFVLPGIHPYFYIGSNALNHTEEYTVAAGDDKAQFFTVRTAKALAMTALDVLLSPELLQKVKLEFAEAKLKEEQSKTQLLLR